GGCGATGCAGCATTAAGCGGATTCCAATTAGCAAAATCAAGCGTTGGCGTACTTTGTCCTGCCGTAAAAATAAGCGCAGCCGCTTCACCAAATACGCGTCCCGCCGCTAAAATAACACCCGTAATGATCGCCGGGGTAGCTGCAGGAATCAATACTCGTGTAATCGTTTCAAAGCGCGTGATCCCAAGCGCAAGTCCGGCTTCTCGCTGCGTCTTTGGGATAGATCTTAGCGCTTCTTCAACAACGCGTATTAGTAATGGTAAATTAAAAATAGTTAACGTAAGTGCCCCAGAAATAACCGAAAAACTAAAACCCATTTGAATAACGAAAATCAAAAAACCAAATAGTCCAACTACAATAGAAGGAAGGGAACTAAGCACTTCTATCATCGTTCTAATTAAATCTGTCAGCCAATTTTTCTTAGCATATTCTGCCATGTAAATGCCTGCTCCAAGTGAAAGTGGAATCGAAATAATCATTGTAAGAATCAGCATGTAAAAAGAATTCCAAATTTCCGGTCCAATTCCTCCACCAGCTGTAAAAGATTGTGGTGGATTCGTTAAAAAGGACAAACTAAGTTTCGGCAATCCTTTAACTAAAATATATCCAAGCAGGCCGGCCAAAATAAGAACGATGAGTATCGCAATGCCGTAAAAAATGCCGGTTGCTATTTTATCTTTCGTCTTTACGTTCATTTTACTTTCCTCCTACGTCCAATAAAGCGAATAATAATAATGAAAAAGAGAGACATCACTAAAAGGACCATTGCAAG
This DNA window, taken from Listeria sp. PSOL-1, encodes the following:
- the pstA gene encoding phosphate ABC transporter permease PstA produces the protein MNVKTKDKIATGIFYGIAILIVLILAGLLGYILVKGLPKLSLSFLTNPPQSFTAGGGIGPEIWNSFYMLILTMIISIPLSLGAGIYMAEYAKKNWLTDLIRTMIEVLSSLPSIVVGLFGFLIFVIQMGFSFSVISGALTLTIFNLPLLIRVVEEALRSIPKTQREAGLALGITRFETITRVLIPAATPAIITGVILAAGRVFGEAAALIFTAGQSTPTLDFANWNPLNAASPLNIFRPAETLAVHIWKINGEGIMPDAGAVSDGTSAVLIISVLLFNISARLLGKFVFKKLTSST